DNA from Brevibacterium sp. 'Marine':
GCTGATGTCCCACGCCGGGATCGGCCCGGTGCCCAAGCGCGCGGTCAGTGCCGCGGCCGCTGAGGGCGTGAAGTACTCGAAGGTGACCGTGGAGATGATGATCGCCCCGATCTCCTCGGGCTTGAGTCCGGCGGAGGCGATGGCCTCGAGCGCGGCCTCCTCGGACATGTCGAGGACGCCGACATCCTTGCTGGCACGACGGCGGGTGACGATGCCGGTGCGCTGACGGATCCATTCGTCGGACGAGTTGATGGGGCCGGCGATATCGTCATTGCTGACGAGGTTCTCCGCGCGGTAGGCACCGATTCCGGCAATGCGGGAGAAGGTGCCGAGTTCGGCAGTCTTGAGTGTAGGCATGGCGTCTTCTTTCGATTCTCAGGCGTGGGCTGCCGCGAACTCACGCGCGCCGTCGAGGTCGGCGGCCGATTTGATTGCGAAGGTCTCGACGCCCTTCATGGCGCGTCGAGCGATTCCGGTCAGGGTGCCACCGGGGACGAGTTCGATCATTCCGGTGACTCCGGAGTTCAGCAGCGTCTCCTGGCACAGATCCCAGCGCACGGGGTGCGTGACCTGCCTGACCAGACGGTCGACGTACTCGCGCCCGGTTTCGACGGCAGTTCCGTCGGAGTTGCTGAGGATCGATGCAGCGGGATCGGAGACCTCCATCGCCGAGGCGGCGGCAGCGAGTTCTGCGGTGGCGGCAGCCATGAACTCGGTATGGAAGGCACCGGCCACGGCCAGCGGAATGACTCGAGCGCGCTCGGGCGGATTCTCTGCCAGTGCCTCGAGCGCTTCGAGAGATCCGGCGGCCACGGTCTGACCTCCGCCGTTGACATTGGCGGGGCTCGCCCCGGCGGCCTCGATCGCGGCGAGGACGTCGTCGGGCTGGCCGCCGACCACCGCGGACATCCCGGTCGGAGTGGCGGCGGCAGCTGCGGCCATTCCATCGGCACGAACCTTGACGAAGCGCATGGCATCGGCAGCGGAGAAGATGCCGGCGATCTGCGCGGCGGCGATCTCTCCCACGGAGTGTCCGGCGACGACGGCAGGACTGACACCGAGCTCGGCAGCGCAGGCGATGGCGGAAGCGACGAGCAGAGGCTGTGCCACCGCGGTGTCCTTGATCGTCTCGTCATCGGATTCGGTTCCGTGCAGACGCAGGTCGATCCCCGAGGCGGTCGAGAGTTCGTCGATCTGTGCCGAGAAGGCGTCGAGTTCGAGGAACGAACTCAGGAAACCGGTCTTCTGGGCTCCCTGGCCCGGACAGGTGATTGCAAGCACTCAGTTCTCTTTTCGTTGGGTTCCGTTGATCAATCTAATGGACTCGGGGCAGAGATCACTGCGATTTGTTGCTGGTCGACAATACGCCGTCCTCGGACAGTCGCCCATACACCAAGGCGATGTGGATGACGAAGGCATCACGTGAAGTCGTCGGGTCGAGTCCGATGGCGTCGGTGATCTTGCGCAGCCGGTAGCGCACGGTGTTCGGGTGCACTGACAGTGCCTTGGCCGTGGCCTCGAGTGATGACCCGAATTCGACATAGGCGCTCACGGTCTTCAGCAGCTGTCCGGTGCCCGAGGTCAGCGGTTCGTAATAGCGTTCGATGAGTTCGTTCAAGGCCATCCGGTCCCCGGACAGTGCACGTTCGGGCAGAAGGTCATCGGCTTTGACGGGGCGTGGGGAATCCGGGCGGGCGGTCGCGGCTTTGAGTGCCCGGATCGCCGCCTTCGCCGAGGTGGCAGCCTCGGCGAGGCCCGGCACTGCGGGCCCGACGATGACCTCGGAGGGTCCGAAGCAGTCAGAGAGGTCCTCGACGGCATCGTCGAGTTCTGTGACTCCGCCCAGGACGATGAGCAGCCGGTTGTCGTGGATGCCGACGAGGGCATCATCGGCCCACCGACTGGCCTTGCGGCGGATGCCGTCCAGTCCCTTCTTCGCCGAGCGCTGCGGGGCGCGGCCGACGATGACGCACACGGGTCCTTCGGACTGCCAGCCGAAGGCCGCGGTGCGGCTGGCGAGCTCATCGACGGAGTCTCCGCGGACGAGAGCGTCGACGACCATCGCTTCGAGGCGGGCATCCCAGCTGCCGCGAGCCTCGGCGGCACGGGCATAGACGTCGGCGGCGGCGAACGCGATCTCACGGGAATAGACGAGCACGGCTTCGCGCAGGGCCGGCTGTTCGACCGGGCGAGCGATGTCCGGGACGCGCTCCTCGACGACCTCGACGACGATCTTGAGCAGCTGCAGGGTCTGCTGCAGGCTGATGGCACGGATGAGATCGCGTGGTGCTGTCTTGAAGATGTCGGAGACCACGCGCAGGTTCGTGTCGGGTTTGCGGTACCAGTCGACGAACGAGGAGATGCCGGACTGGGCCAGCAGGCCCACCCAGGAACGGTCGGACGACGACATCGAGCGGTACCAGGGCAGCTGCGCCTCCAGTCGCTGCAGAGTCACCGATGACAGGACACCCACTCCGGCACGCAGCCTGCGGGCGGTTTCGGCGCGACGGCGCAGGGTCTCGGCATCAGACATCATGAGCACGAGTTTAGACGAATAAGAACAACCGGGTTGTCAGCGACATACAAACTTTCGAAGAAGGAGACAAATATGGCCGGAGTCTTGGAGACTCCGGCCATATCAGCTTTCAGGTGACGGGGGAGATCAGGCGCCAGCCCCCTCTGTCGAACCCGAGCTGCCGGCACGGACATCGTGGAGCTGGTACTTCTCAGCCGCCTCGGCGGCCTTGTCGATCGAGATCTTTCCGGTGTCGGCCAGCGAGATGAGCGCCTGCGTGACCACGGACGGGCCGTCGACGAGGTAGTAGCGACGTGCCGCGGGACGGGTGTCCGAGATTCCGTATCCGTCGGTGCCCAGCGAGGTGAAGTGGCTGGGCACGTACTGACGGATCTGGTCGGGAACCGCGCGCATATAGTCCGAGGTGGCGATGACCGGGCCTTCGGTCTCGGCCATCTTTTCGGTCACGTACGGGATGCGCGGTTCGGACTGCGGGTTCTTCAGACGCTCGTTCTCGGCGTCGAGTCCGTCGCGGCGCAGCTCCGTCCACGAGGTGACCGACCACACATCGGCCGAGACGCCCCAGTCCTGATCGAGCAGCTCCTGCGCCTCGAGCACCCACGGCACACCGACGCCGGAGGCCATGAGCTGAACCTTCGGTCCGCCGTTGTCGGGTCCCTTCTTCAGCAGGTAGAGGCCCTTGAGCACGCCGTCGACGTCGAGGTCCTCCGGTTCAGCCGGCTGGACCATCGGCTCGTTGTACATCGTGATGTAGTAGAGCACGTCGGGGTCGCGCTCGTCGGCGGGATCGTACATCCGGTGGATGCCGTCCTTGACGATATGGGCGATCTCGTAGCTGTAGGCCGGGTCGTAGGAGACCACGGACGGGTACGTCGAGGCGAGCACATGGGAGTGCCCGTCGCCGTGCTGCAGGCCTTCTGCCACGAGGGTGGTGCGTCCCGCGGTGGCACCGAGGACGAAGCCGCGGGCCATCTGGTCACCGGCGGCCCAGAAGAAGTCACCGGTGCGCTGGAAGCCGAACATCGAGTAGAAGATGTAGAACGGGATCATCGGCTCGCCGTGCGTGGCGTACGAGGTGCCGACGGCGGTCAGCGCCGCGGTCGCTCCGGCTTCGTTGATGCCGACGTGGAGCAGCTGACCGTCCGTGGCCTCCTTGTAGGCGAGGAACAGGTCGCGGTCGACGGAGATGTAGTTCTGCCCGTGCGGGTTGTAGATCTTGGCCGTCGGGAAGAACGAGTCCATGCCGAAGGTGCGAGCCTCGTCAGGGATGATCGGGACGATGCGGTGACCGAATTCCTTCTCCCGCATGAGATCCTTGAGCACACGCACGAAGCCCATCGTGGTGGCGATCTCCTGCTTGCCGGAACCGCGGCGACCGGCCTGGTAGGCCTTGTCGGAGGGCAGCTTGAGATCGATACGGGTCGAGCGCCGCTCGGGCGAGTAGCCGCCGAGTTCTGTACGACGCTCCTGCATGTACTTGATCTCGGGAGCGTCGGCTCCCGGGTGGTAGTACGGGGGCAGCTTCGGGTTGTCCTCGAGCTCTTTGTCCGAGATCGGGATCTGGAAGTGGTCACGGGCGAGCTTGAGATCGTCGACCGTGAGCTTCTTCATCTGGTGTGTGGCGTTGCGGGCCTCGAAGTGAGGTCCGAGCGAGTAGCCCTTGACCGTCTTGACGAGGATGACGGTGGGCTGGCCGGTGTGCTCCATCGCGGCTTTGTAGGCGGCGAAGACCTTGCGGTAGTCGTGGCCGCCGCGCTTGAGGTTCCAGATCTGCTCATCGCTGTAGTCCTCGACCATCGCCTTCGTCCGCGGGTCCCGGCCGAAGAAGTTGTCGCGCACGAACCCGCCGGACTCACCCTTGTAGGTCTGGTAGTCGCCGTCGGGGGTGGCGTTCATCAGGTTGACGAGGGCACCGTCGCGGTCCTTGGCCAGCAGTGCGTCCCATTCGCGTCCCCAGACGACCTTGATGACGTTCCAGCCGGCACCGCGGAAGTACGACTCGAGCTCCTGCATGATCTTGCCGTTGCCGCGGACGGGTCCGTCGAGGCGCTGCAGGTTGCAGTTGATGACGAAGTTGAGGTTGTCGAGCTCTTCGAAGGCGGCGACGTGCAGCATGCCGCGGCTCTCGGGCTCGTCGAGCTCGCCGTCGCCGAGGAAGGCCCAGGTCTGCTGCTGCGACGTGTCCTTGATCCCGCGGTTGTGCAGGTACTTGTCGAACTGTGCCTGCGCGATCGCGTTCATCGGTCCCAGCCCCATCGACACCGTCGGGTGCTCCCAGAAGTCCGGCAGCTGGTGCGGGTGCGGGTAGGACGGCAGCCCCTGCGGCTTGCCGTCGATGAAGTGCGACTGCTGCTGACGGAACCCGTCTAGCTGCTCGGCGCTCATCCGGCCTTCGAGGTAGGCGCGGGCGTACATGCCGGGGGAGGCGTGCCCCTGGTAGAAGATGTGGTCGCCGCCGCCGGGATGGTCCTTGCCCCGGAAGAAGTGGTTGAGGCCGACCTCGTAGAGGGTCGCCGACGAGGCGTAGGTGGAGATGTGTCCGCCGACCTCGACGCCGGGGCGCTGGGCGCGGTGGACGAGCATGGCGGCATTCCAGCGGTTCCAGCGACGGTAGCGGCGCTCGACCTCTTCATCACCGGGGAACCAGGGTTCGTTCTCCGGGCCGATGGTATTGACGTAGTCGGTGGCGGTGAGGCTGGGCACGCCGATCTGCTTCTGGCGCGAGCGCTCGAGCATGCGCAGCATGACATAGCGAGCTCGCGTCCGACCGCCCTCGTCGATGAGGCCGTCGAGGGAGGCCAGCCATTCGGCGGTCTCCTCCGGGTCGATGTCGGGCACCTGGCTGGGCAGCCCGTTGAGGATGGGTCCGCCCTGATTCCGATTGTCCACGATGTGGTCCTCTCTTCAGCTCCACGATCTTCTTTGGTGTAGAGATCATGTCCATCGGATGGTGTGTGCTCCGCAGGTTGTCCGAGCCCAGGGGCCACCCAATACATCTGTCAGCCTAGTACTCCGAGCCGAACTTCGCGCTCCCGCGATGTTGTGATCTCTCTGACGCATCTGCCCGCCCGGCAGACATGGTCACCGTCCGGTGTGCTGATTGAGTGCTGTTTGGGTGCGCTTGCCGCGCGCGGGCGCGCCGATATTTGCACCTTGACCACTGTTGGCGGAAGAATACAGGCATGAGCAACTCCGCTTCTGAAAGGACATCCTCCACTTCGACCCTCGCAAACGAGCTGGGCCACAACCTCGGTTTGAACAAGGGCGACTACGTGCAAGAGGTCGGCTATGACGACGACGTCGATCAGGCGCTCTGCGAGGCGATCGAGAACATCATCGGAGACAAGATCGCCGATGGCGAAGAGGATGACGTCTACGACGTGATCCTCATGTGGTGGCGGTCGGACGACGATGATCTCATCGACGGCCTCGTCGACGCCCAGACCACATTGAAGGAGGGCGGAGTCGTGTGGCTGCTCAGCCCGAAGGCGAACCGTCCGGGACACATCAGCCCCGCCGAGATCTCCGAAGCGGCGCCCACCGCCGGAATGCACGTGACTTCCACGGTCAGTGCCGCCGATGACTGGGCCGGATTCCGGCTCGTGGGCAAGAAGAACTATTCATGATCCTGAGGCCCGGTGATCGGGCCCCGGATCTCACCCTCCCCGATCACCTCGGATCGGTCGTCACCCTCACCGAGGCGGACCCGCGTTCCGCGGTCGTGCTTGCATTCGTTCCGTTCGCCTTCTCTCCGATCTGCGGAGACGAACTCGCCGCCCTCGACCGGTGGCAGGACAGGATGCGGCAGGACTCCCTCGCCGTTGACGTCGTCGTCGTGTCTGCGGACTCCAAATACACTTTGGCGGCGTGGGCCCGTCAGGCTGCAACCGACGTCACCTTGGCCTCGGATTTCTGGCCTCATGGTGATGCGGCGCGTGCGTTCGGCGTCTTCGATGAGTTCCACGGAGTCGCCGAACGAGGAGTCTTCGTCATCTCACCTGCGGGTACGATCGTCAGTGGCAGGCAAGTTGCCCGCACCGAGACTCGGGACTTCTCCGAGGATTTCGCCGCGGCGCTTTCCAGCCTGTGAGAATCGCGCCACCACCGAAGTGCCGATCGACGGCACTTTCGGCGACTGCTGAAAAGGACACCTTATGGCCACGCTGTTCACGAAGATCATCAACGGAGAGATCCCCGGCACGTTCGTCCATCAGGATGACACGTGCGTCGCACTCCTCGACGTCGCTCCGATGACGGAAGGTCACGTCATGGTCGTTCCGCGGGAGGAGATCTCCCACTGGATCGACGCCGATGGGGAACTTCTCTCTCACCTCACCGCGGTGGCGAAGAGGATCGGCGAAGCCCAGAAGCAGGCTTTCGACTGCGAGCGCATCGGTCTTCTCATCGTCGGCTACGAAGTGCCCCACCTGCACATCCACGTCCTGCCGACGAATTCGATGGATGACTTCGACATCTCCGACCGCGCCCCGATGCAGACTCCGGAGCAGCTGGAGGCACCCGCCGAGAAGATCCGGCAGGCACTCTCCGAGCTGCCCTGAGTCGACGAGAGCCGACTCCGTGGGTGTCAGAGGCCGCGAGTCACGAGGTAGCGCTCGAGTGCGTCCCTGACGAGTTGGGCTCCGCCGGTGCCGCCGTAGTTCGCTGCGAACCGGGGGTCGTCGACGTACATCTGCCCGAGGCCGCGCACATACCCTGCGAGGTCTCCGTCGGGATCGTTCGCGGGTGTGCCCGGAACTGCGCGCAGCCATTCGACATGACGTCGAGCGAGGTCCTGGCAGCGGTCCGATTCGGGCCCGGCCCCCGCCTCGGCGGCGGCGATCCAATCCTCGGACAGAGCCGAGACGCGGGCCTTCCACTCCTGCTGCTCCTCCGGGGACTTACGGGACCACCATTCGTCTCCCCGTCGATAGGCATCGGCACCCCAGCGCCTGGTCACTTCCTCCTTGTATTCGCGATGGTCGAAGCCATCGAACATCTCTTCAGCCATGAGCGGCTCACCTGCTTTCAGTCGGGTGATGGTGACGGTGACGGCGGCGAGCTGTCGGTCGAGCCGGTCTCTCTCGCGTCCGAGTGAGACCAGATGCTGCGACAGCGCCTCGACCGGATCGTCTCTCCGGTCGAGGACCTCGGCGATCGTCGTCAACGGCAGACCCAGCTCCTTGAGCAGCAAGATGCGCTGGAGACGCACCAGAGCCGCTTCGTCGTAGCAGCGATAGCCATTGGCGGCGATGGAGGTCGGCGGCAGCAGACCGATGTTGTCATAGTGACGCAGGGTTCGGCTCGTCGTTCCCGTCAGCCGTGCGATTTCCTGAATGGACCAGTCCATGTCTGACAGCCTAGAAGTTGACGCAACGTCAAGGTCAAGAGCCGATTGAGACGTTCGCGGAGTGAGCTCTGTCAGGCCGCTTCGCGGATGGCGTCGAGGGCCGAGAAGAGGTCTCGTGCGAGGTCGTCGACGTGTTCGAGCCCGACCGACAGGCGGACGAGGCCGTCCCCGGGCTTCGCGGTGGCCGCTACGGGCCGGTGGGTGAGTGAGGCCGGGTGCTGGATGAGCGTGTCGGCACCGCCGAGCGAGACCGCGTGGACGATGAGGTCGCAGTGTTCGACGAAGGTCCGGGCCGCGTCGAATCCGCCGGCCAGTTCGATGGCGATCATCGCCCCGCCGCCGCGCATCTGCGAGCCGACAAGCCCGCGCGGATCGGAGTCGGCGAAGCCGGGGTAGTGGACGCGGGCGATCTCCGGGCGCGTCTGGAGTCGGCGCGCGAGTTCGCCTGCGGTGTCCTGGGCCGCACGCATCCGCACGGCGAGAGTCCGCAGCCCTCGGTGGAGGAGATAGGCGCCCATCGGGTGCAGGAGGGCTCCGGTGATGGCGCGCACCCGGCGCAGTCGCATGGCCCAGTCTGTATTCGTCGCAATGATTCCGCCCATCGCGTCTCCGTGACCGCCGAGGTATTTCGTGGCGCTGTGGAGCACGAGAGCGGCCCCGTGATCGATCGGCCGTTGGAGCACAGGGGTGCAGAAGGTGTTGTCGACCAGTACCGGCACGTCTCCCGCTGCAGCGACGACCGAGCTTATGTCGACGAGGTCGAGGCTGGGGTTCGCCGGTGTCTCGACGATGACGAGCCCGGTGTCTTCACGGATCGACTCGGCGATCTGGTCCTCTTCCGCCCAGGTCACTGAGGTGCCGAGCAGGCCGGACTCGAGCAGGTGGTCACTGCCCCCATAGAGGGGACGGACGGCGACGATATGGGGTGTCCCGGCGTCGACTGCGGCGAGGAGTGCGGCAGTCATGGCAGCCATTCCCGTGGCGAAGGCCACGGCTGATTCGGCGTTCTCCAATTCGGCGAGCGCGGATTCGAACCGTGCCACACCGGGCTGCCACAGACGTTGGTAGACAGGGGAATCTCCCTCTTTCAAGGGATGTCCGCCGGCAAGGCTCTCGTAGGAATCTCCGCCCGTGCGGACGTCGTTGACCGGGTTGGTGGTGGAGAGGTCGATCGCGGGGACATGAACGCCTGACGCTGCGAGGCCGTCCATTCCGCCGTGGACCATGCGGGTCTCAGGGTGCATCGATGTCATAACCGCATTCAATACACTTCTCCCGGCAGACGCAATGATCCTGCAATCTCCTGCGAGGATCCGGGAATCTGGCAGGAGAGTCTGCGAAGAGATATGGAAGACTGTGACTCATGTCGCAGAATGTCTCACTCGATGCCACCGATCGTCGCCTCCTGCAGGAGCTCAACGCCGATGCTCGGGCCTCGGGCGCAGTCCTGGCCGCGGCCGTCGGGATCTCCGAATCGACGGTCTCCCTGCGCCTCAAACGACTGAGATCTCTCGGCGTCATCCGCGGATTCCATATCGATGTCGATCCGACAGCACTGGGCGTGGGCCTGCAGGCGCTCGTATCGATTCGCCTGGCCAAGCATGATCGCGCTGAGATCGATGCGTTCACTGCGGCCGCCCCGAAGTTTCCGGGGGTGGTGCGGATGTACCATATGGCCGGAGCTGACGACTATCTGCTGCATATCGTCGCCACCGATGCTGCCGCTGTGCAGTCCTTCGTGCTCGACTATCTCACCCGGTATCCCGCTGTCGCGCATACGCGCACGAACCTCATCTATCGGGTCGAGGACGGCTCGGCATGGATCCCCGAGGAGTCCTGAAATGCCATACTGTCCTCATGGCAGAGAACAAGACCCAGCCGACCGATGTCGATGTCGCCGCGTACCTCGATGCCGTGACTCCGGAGAAGCGCAGGGAGGACGGAATCGCCCTCGACGCGATCTTCCGCGATGTCACCGGCGAAGAGCCCGTCATGTGGGGACCATCGATCGTCGGCTACGGCCGGTACCACTACCGATCACCTGTGAACCCGCGCAGTCACGGTGAGTGGCCGGCGACGGGTTTCTCCCCGCGCAAGAGCCAGCTCTCGCTGTACGGGCTCAAGGACCTGCCGGAAGGGGCGAAGCTGCTCCCGCAGCTCGGAACGTACACCGAGGGCGCCGGGTGCGTCTATGTGCGTCGCCTGGAGAACATCGACGAGGCGGTGCTGCGCAGGCTCATCGCGATCGCCGCGGCCCGTCCGGATGATCCGGAGCCGGGACGCTGATCACCGATCCGGGTGTCCAGCCCATTCATCAGCTGCGAGAGGTGATGCTCAGCCCCTGTTTGCGCTGATGGACCGAGAAGTACTGCAGCCCCGCCTCGGCGTCGGCCAGGAAACGACGGCGGGAGCGTCGGGGCAGCCATACGATCTGACCGGGGGACAGGCCGATCGTTCCCGTTTCGGTCTCGAGGGTGCCGGCACCAGCGAGGATGTGGATGAGGACGTCGAGAGACGGGCCGGTGTGTTCGCGGATCTCACCGCCCGGGGCCAGCACGATGACGTTCGCATCGAGGTCACGGTGCTGCGTCGGCAGCTGCCAGACGGACCCGGAATCATCGACAGTCTCGCTGAGTTCGGCGACGTTGAGGACGACGCGAGGCGCAGGGGTGGACGCACGGCGGACGATGCGCACCCGGACCTCATCCTCGGTGCCCTCCAGCGGCTCCCATCCGACCGCCTCGGCGAACTCGCGTGCCAACTCCGCACGCAGACCCTCGGGCGGGTGGTCATTGATGAGGATCAGGCCGGTGCCGATCTCGAGTTCCTCATACGCTTTGATGATGAGCGGATGCCGCTCCGGCTTCGGTATGCTCCGGACGTCGATGACGGGTTCGTCTGCCACAGCATGACCTCTCACTTGCTTCGCTGATTCCTCTTCGAAGCTATCACCACAGATCGAAAACGAGGCTACCCTGAGGCGAGGAGCAAGCCTCAGGGCTGGAGGCAACTCAGGAGGGGTTCGCGATGATCGATCAGGTGTCCGCACAGAACCTCGAGACCCTCAGCGCAGAGCTGATGGAGAAGGCACGCGGGGCGCACAGCGGAAGGGCCGCCCGCCGGTGCCGCCTCGGCGAGTTTCGGGGCGGCGGACTCGGACCTGCGTGGATCGGACCTGCCGATCTGGGCTGGTGAGTTGGGTCGGAACACGGAAAAGGCACCCCGTGAACACGAGATGCCTTGACGGTGGGCCCAGAGGGACTCGAACCCCCGACCCTCTCGGTGTAAACGAGATGCTCTAGCCAACTGAGCTATAGGCCCCACCTGCGTCGTCGACGACTGCGACGGCGCCTGATCAGTATGCCACATCCCGAGGTGAGCGGCGAAACGGGATCGACGGCGATGAGTGTGCCGGTCAAGGCGGTCACCGTGAAGAACGCAGCAGGAGTGAGGCATTGGCGGCGAAATTCTCTGCCGCATCGGCGGGGTCGATCGCGAAGAGTCTGCGGTTCTGCTCGACGGCCACGGCGCCGAGCGTGAGCGTGAGGATTCCGTGAGAGAGTTCGGCACCCAGCCGATCGGCCGCCAAGGCTTCAGGCGTGACGTCCCCCGGTGCGATCGAATAGCCGAGCAGCACGATCTCGGCTCCGTCACGGTATTTCAGCAGCACCTCGCGCAGAGACATGGCTGCGGCGAGTGGATCCGCGACGACGGGACTGAGGGCATCGACTTCGGCCTTGAGGCGTCGGGAGATGAGGATGAGAAGGGACTGCTTGTCCTTGACGTGCCAGTACAGCGCCGAGGGCTGAACCTCGAGTTCACGGGCGAGTCGGCGCATGGACAGATCGCCGAGACCGTAGTGCGACAGGATGGTCAGAGCAGTGGTGGTGATGCTTTCGGCTGTCAGTGCCAATGAGACATACCTTTCATTCTTCCGAAGTGGACCGTCCCGATTTTTCAGATCGCGTTCCCATCGCTATAGTAGTTCCTGGTCACGGGATATAGCGCAGCTTGGTAGCGCGCCTCGTTCGGGACGAGGAGGTCGTGGGTTCGAATCCCGCTATCCCGACCATGGTTAAGTGCCGCAGCATCGCTCAGGCGAGGTTGCGGCACTTCTGCATTCCCGGCCCGTTGAGTGCCTGACTCCGGCGGGCCCGAGCGTTGACTTGGGGCCGGTTCAATCGGGTTCTGAACAGGTACTCGAGTTTGAACTCGATGACGGGTCCAGAACTCGATGATCAGTCTGATGTCCGCGGAGTCTGCGGGTCCACGGTGCCTGCATCCGCATCGATGGAGTCGATCGGCTTCGTGCGGCTAGGTGAGTCGGAGTGGCCGGCCGCCTCGGCGAAATTCTCCGCGACGCGGTCGGGATCCGTGCCCCGCCACCGGGCGATGGCCTTCATGACCTGATAGACGATGATCGCCGAGGCGGTGCCCAAGGCGATGCCTTCGAACTGGAGTCCGCCCGGGGACCAGGTGAAATTCGCGATCGCGACGATGAGCGAGACCGCAGCGGTGTTGAGGTTGATCGGATTGGAGAAATCGACCTTGTTCTCCACCCAGATGCGCACTCCCAGCATGCCGATCATTCCGTAGAGAACCGTCGCCGCTCCGCCGAGGACGCCGGGTGGGATGGTGGCGATGATCTCTCCGAACTTCGGCAGCATGCTGAGGACGAGGGCGATGATCGCTGCGCACAGGTAGGCGGCGGTGGAGTAGATGCGCGTGGCGGCCATGACTCCGATGTTCTCGGCATAGGTCGTCGTTCCCGAACCGCCGCCGGATCCGGCGAGGATGGTCGAGAACCCATCGGCGAAGAGCGTGCGACCGGTCAGTCGGTCGAGGTCGCGGCCGGTCATTGCGGCGACCGACTTCACATGACCGATGTTCTCTGCGATGAGAACGAGGACGACGGGCAGGAAGAGGCCCAGGTGGCCCAGGTCGAAGGCAGGGGCATGGAACGCGGGCAGTCCCACCCAGTCGGCTTTCGTGACGGTGGAGAAGTCGAGCTCGCCCTGCAGCCATGCCGCGCCGTAGCCGACGAGCACGCCGATGAGGATGGACAGCCGTCCGAGCATGCCGCGGAATGCCACCGTGGTCAGCAGAATTGCGATGATCGTGATCACAGCCGTCAGGGGAGCGGCCTTGACCCAGTCCCAGGCGGCCGGTGCCAGGTTGAGGCCGATGAGTGCGACGATGGCGCCGGTGACCACGGGAGGCATGGTCACCTCGATCCACCGGACGCCGACGACATGGACGACGAGTCCGACCAGCGCCAGAGTCACTCCGACGGAGATGATTCCACCCTGAGCCAAGGCCATGGCATGAGGCTCGAGGTCGTCTCCCGACGTCGCCGAGAACCCCGTGACCGCACCGATCGGGGCGAGCAGTCCGAACGACGACCCGAGGTAGGAGGGCATCATGCCCTTCGTGATGAGCAGGAAGAGCAGAGTGCCGATGGCGGTGAAGAACAGCGTCGTCGACGGCGGGAAGCCGGTGAGCAGCGGAACGAGGAATGTCGCACCGAACATCGCCACGACGTGCTGGGCGCCGATGCTGATGGTCCGCGGCCAGCTCAGACGCTCCTCGGGCAGAACCCTCTCACCGGGAGCGATCGTCCGCCCGTCACCGTGCAGACGCCAGCCGCGGCGACTGCGTGTTCCGGTACGAGTGTCCGTCTGTGTCGAATCCGCCATTGTGCTCCTCGTTCCGATCGTGCTGCTTCTTGGCCGCTGGCCGGCCGGCGGACAGCAATCCGTGCCGGCGAGAGAAGTCTATGCGCCTGGTTGCTGTCTCGCCGAGTCGACGGCCGCTGAACGCGTTTCAGGACGGTGCCCCCGGAACCTGATGCAGAGACAGGGATCACGGTTCTGATACCGTATTGAACAGTGTTCAGGAGACGTGACCTGGACTGACAGGGATCCACTTCAATCGCACGGAGACGAAGGACCAATCGATGACGCCTGTGAGCACCGACCAGCT
Protein-coding regions in this window:
- a CDS encoding HIT family protein, encoding MATLFTKIINGEIPGTFVHQDDTCVALLDVAPMTEGHVMVVPREEISHWIDADGELLSHLTAVAKRIGEAQKQAFDCERIGLLIVGYEVPHLHIHVLPTNSMDDFDISDRAPMQTPEQLEAPAEKIRQALSELP
- a CDS encoding MerR family transcriptional regulator, whose protein sequence is MDWSIQEIARLTGTTSRTLRHYDNIGLLPPTSIAANGYRCYDEAALVRLQRILLLKELGLPLTTIAEVLDRRDDPVEALSQHLVSLGRERDRLDRQLAAVTVTITRLKAGEPLMAEEMFDGFDHREYKEEVTRRWGADAYRRGDEWWSRKSPEEQQEWKARVSALSEDWIAAAEAGAGPESDRCQDLARRHVEWLRAVPGTPANDPDGDLAGYVRGLGQMYVDDPRFAANYGGTGGAQLVRDALERYLVTRGL
- a CDS encoding PLP-dependent aspartate aminotransferase family protein, whose amino-acid sequence is MTSMHPETRMVHGGMDGLAASGVHVPAIDLSTTNPVNDVRTGGDSYESLAGGHPLKEGDSPVYQRLWQPGVARFESALAELENAESAVAFATGMAAMTAALLAAVDAGTPHIVAVRPLYGGSDHLLESGLLGTSVTWAEEDQIAESIREDTGLVIVETPANPSLDLVDISSVVAAAGDVPVLVDNTFCTPVLQRPIDHGAALVLHSATKYLGGHGDAMGGIIATNTDWAMRLRRVRAITGALLHPMGAYLLHRGLRTLAVRMRAAQDTAGELARRLQTRPEIARVHYPGFADSDPRGLVGSQMRGGGAMIAIELAGGFDAARTFVEHCDLIVHAVSLGGADTLIQHPASLTHRPVAATAKPGDGLVRLSVGLEHVDDLARDLFSALDAIREAA
- a CDS encoding Lrp/AsnC family transcriptional regulator yields the protein MSQNVSLDATDRRLLQELNADARASGAVLAAAVGISESTVSLRLKRLRSLGVIRGFHIDVDPTALGVGLQALVSIRLAKHDRAEIDAFTAAAPKFPGVVRMYHMAGADDYLLHIVATDAAAVQSFVLDYLTRYPAVAHTRTNLIYRVEDGSAWIPEES
- a CDS encoding DUF1801 domain-containing protein; protein product: MAENKTQPTDVDVAAYLDAVTPEKRREDGIALDAIFRDVTGEEPVMWGPSIVGYGRYHYRSPVNPRSHGEWPATGFSPRKSQLSLYGLKDLPEGAKLLPQLGTYTEGAGCVYVRRLENIDEAVLRRLIAIAAARPDDPEPGR
- a CDS encoding DUF2249 domain-containing protein, whose amino-acid sequence is MADEPVIDVRSIPKPERHPLIIKAYEELEIGTGLILINDHPPEGLRAELAREFAEAVGWEPLEGTEDEVRVRIVRRASTPAPRVVLNVAELSETVDDSGSVWQLPTQHRDLDANVIVLAPGGEIREHTGPSLDVLIHILAGAGTLETETGTIGLSPGQIVWLPRRSRRRFLADAEAGLQYFSVHQRKQGLSITSRS
- a CDS encoding TetR family transcriptional regulator, which codes for MALTAESITTTALTILSHYGLGDLSMRRLARELEVQPSALYWHVKDKQSLLILISRRLKAEVDALSPVVADPLAAAMSLREVLLKYRDGAEIVLLGYSIAPGDVTPEALAADRLGAELSHGILTLTLGAVAVEQNRRLFAIDPADAAENFAANASLLLRSSR